In Thermovenabulum gondwanense, a single window of DNA contains:
- a CDS encoding ubiquitin-like domain-containing protein gives MKLKFFKNSIASFLIAFFVFSAALGYTYLEKSVTIVDNGREMKVKTFSTTVGELLKEKNIILSRDDKVLPEPSQKLKEKDKIIIYRAFPVKIIDGGKEITVNTLADSVENIIKKAGLNLQEKDKVVPRKDEVINNSTEIKITRVDEKVIEEVRKIPFKTITRVDYNLHFGKQNIIQQGEDGEEKIITTIVYENGKVVDKSTRKVITKPAKPQIIVRGGLMVASRGGVEFAYTAKYRMLATAYTYTGNLTRMGTKPRVGVVAVDPEVIPLGSKLYVEGYGFARAEDTGGAIKGERIDIFVESEAIAQRFGRRWVTVYLLKE, from the coding sequence TTGAAATTAAAATTCTTCAAAAATAGTATTGCCTCCTTTTTAATTGCTTTTTTTGTTTTTTCTGCGGCTTTGGGCTATACATATTTGGAAAAATCGGTTACCATAGTTGATAACGGTAGAGAAATGAAAGTTAAAACTTTTTCCACCACTGTGGGAGAGCTTTTAAAAGAGAAAAATATAATTCTTTCCAGGGATGACAAAGTTTTACCGGAGCCCTCCCAAAAATTAAAAGAAAAAGACAAGATTATTATTTATAGAGCTTTTCCGGTGAAAATTATCGACGGTGGCAAAGAAATAACGGTGAATACCTTAGCAGACAGCGTGGAAAATATAATAAAAAAAGCTGGCTTAAATTTGCAAGAAAAAGACAAAGTAGTGCCCCGAAAAGATGAAGTAATAAATAATTCTACAGAAATCAAAATCACAAGAGTAGATGAGAAAGTTATTGAAGAGGTAAGGAAAATACCCTTTAAAACCATTACCAGGGTAGATTACAACCTGCATTTTGGCAAACAAAACATTATTCAGCAGGGAGAAGATGGTGAAGAAAAAATTATTACTACAATAGTTTATGAAAACGGTAAGGTGGTTGACAAAAGTACTCGGAAAGTAATAACGAAGCCTGCAAAGCCGCAAATAATAGTAAGAGGAGGCTTAATGGTAGCATCCCGTGGAGGAGTAGAATTTGCTTACACTGCAAAATACCGTATGCTGGCTACCGCCTATACCTATACCGGTAATTTAACCAGAATGGGGACAAAGCCGCGGGTCGGTGTAGTAGCAGTAGATCCCGAGGTAATTCCCTTGGGTAGCAAGTTGTATGTGGAAGGATATGGATTTGCACGGGCTGAGGATACGGGAGGCGCAATTAAGGGAGAAAGGATAGATATATTTGTCGAAAGTGAAGCTATCGCCCAAAGATTCGGGAGAAGATGGGTAACCGTTTATTTATTAAAGGAATGA
- a CDS encoding D-alanyl-D-alanine carboxypeptidase family protein: protein MRAKIILLFILFFFSFNNTVFPQTIKNPPDIVGEAGILIEAKTGKILYEKNANIPLEPASTTKIMTAIIAIERGDLNDKVTTSERAFKSDGSRIYLEIGETLTLEQMLYGLMLSSANDAAVAIAEHISGSVEQFAELMNAKAKEIGAKNTNFVNPSGLPDKNHYTTAYDLALISRYALNNPTFCKIVKTKTFNIPWQGKEYDRTLINHNKLLWRYEGADGVKTGYTVSAGQTIVASATRNGMQLLAVVLKSQGKNIYTDAISLLDYGFNNFKREDLVKNGEEITYIDVKYGNPVALIAFQDFSFVSEKDNNLPITKKIDIPKTIKAPLAKGAVIGKIDFYQGENFIGSVNLISKDEVKRKIYTYFWFRALLFLLLLYIPFRIKVAIKRYKRYKKNKINVSYLK from the coding sequence ATGAGGGCAAAAATCATTTTACTTTTTATCCTATTTTTCTTTTCCTTCAACAATACAGTCTTTCCTCAAACAATCAAAAATCCGCCGGATATAGTTGGGGAAGCCGGTATATTAATTGAAGCAAAAACGGGTAAGATACTATATGAAAAGAATGCCAATATTCCCCTTGAACCCGCAAGTACAACGAAAATAATGACGGCTATAATAGCAATAGAAAGAGGGGATTTAAACGATAAAGTCACAACAAGCGAAAGAGCTTTTAAATCTGACGGCTCAAGGATATACCTTGAAATAGGTGAAACTCTTACCCTTGAACAAATGCTTTACGGTTTGATGCTTAGTTCTGCCAACGATGCTGCCGTAGCTATAGCAGAACATATTTCCGGCAGTGTGGAACAATTTGCAGAACTTATGAATGCAAAAGCAAAGGAAATAGGTGCAAAAAATACGAACTTTGTAAACCCCAGCGGTCTCCCCGATAAAAACCATTATACTACTGCCTACGATTTAGCTTTAATATCGCGTTATGCATTAAATAATCCTACCTTTTGTAAAATAGTAAAAACAAAGACCTTTAATATACCCTGGCAGGGAAAAGAATACGATAGGACATTGATAAATCACAATAAACTTTTGTGGAGATATGAAGGTGCTGATGGGGTAAAAACGGGCTACACCGTTTCCGCAGGTCAAACCATAGTCGCTTCCGCTACGCGAAACGGAATGCAACTTTTAGCAGTAGTTTTAAAATCCCAGGGAAAAAATATTTATACCGATGCAATCTCATTACTGGATTATGGTTTTAATAATTTCAAACGCGAAGATTTAGTTAAAAATGGTGAGGAGATTACTTATATAGATGTAAAATACGGTAATCCCGTTGCCTTAATTGCTTTTCAAGATTTCAGTTTTGTATCGGAAAAAGATAATAATTTGCCAATCACTAAAAAAATAGATATTCCTAAAACAATAAAAGCTCCCTTAGCTAAGGGAGCAGTAATAGGAAAAATAGATTTTTATCAAGGAGAAAATTTTATAGGAAGCGTAAACTTGATTTCAAAGGACGAAGTTAAAAGAAAAATATATACTTATTTCTGGTTTAGAGCTTTACTTTTTCTCCTTTTATTGTACATACCTTTCAGGATAAAAGTAGCAATAAAAAGGTATAAAAGATATAAAAAAAATAAAATTAATGTAAGTTATTTAAAATAA
- a CDS encoding DUF421 domain-containing protein, with product MLKTFFFLTIRSIVLFFVSLIIVRFMGKRTIAQLSPFDLIVIIIMGSAIAIPLEDKKIHLSFGIIPVIIMSLLNYLISILITKNRVFENILQGTSTVLVRDGEVIIKNLKKERISMADLMILLREQNISNINDVEEATIEPNGKLSIILKKEKQPVTPKDLGLSAAEGIFKTVLINNGEVVKNNLEVANVGLEQLLVDLKNRGINRLKDLEKVWIDENGKITFELKNEKNTERRPL from the coding sequence TTGTTAAAGACCTTTTTCTTTCTTACCATCAGGTCAATAGTATTATTTTTCGTCAGCTTAATAATAGTCAGGTTTATGGGGAAAAGAACCATTGCTCAATTATCTCCCTTTGATTTGATTGTAATTATAATAATGGGTTCGGCTATAGCAATACCATTGGAAGATAAAAAAATACATTTAAGTTTTGGAATTATACCCGTGATAATCATGTCGTTATTAAATTACTTAATATCGATTTTGATTACAAAAAACAGAGTTTTTGAGAACATTCTTCAAGGAACATCAACCGTTCTGGTAAGAGATGGAGAAGTAATAATAAAAAATCTTAAAAAAGAAAGGATAAGTATGGCGGATTTAATGATATTATTGAGAGAACAAAATATCTCAAATATTAACGATGTGGAAGAGGCAACCATAGAGCCCAACGGTAAGCTGAGTATAATCCTCAAAAAGGAAAAACAACCTGTTACGCCAAAAGACCTTGGGCTTTCAGCGGCGGAAGGTATTTTTAAAACTGTGTTAATAAATAATGGAGAAGTAGTAAAAAACAATCTGGAAGTGGCAAATGTAGGCTTAGAACAACTTCTTGTCGACCTTAAAAATCGGGGAATAAATAGACTGAAGGACCTGGAAAAGGTGTGGATTGATGAAAATGGGAAAATAACTTTTGAATTAAAAAATGAAAAAAACACTGAAAGGAGACCTTTATGA
- a CDS encoding (2Fe-2S) ferredoxin domain-containing protein, whose product MVKLSVCVGSSCHLRGAYDIIKIFESLIKQYKLEDKIKLTAEFCCGNCTQPVSVKIDQNGPFSVTRENAGEFFKKYFLEV is encoded by the coding sequence ATGGTAAAATTAAGTGTCTGTGTGGGGAGTTCATGTCACTTGAGGGGTGCTTATGATATAATTAAAATATTCGAAAGCCTGATAAAACAGTATAAATTGGAAGATAAAATAAAGCTAACTGCAGAATTTTGTTGTGGAAACTGTACCCAGCCAGTATCGGTAAAAATAGACCAAAATGGACCTTTTTCCGTTACCCGGGAAAATGCGGGAGAATTCTTTAAAAAATACTTTCTGGAGGTATAA